A window of Pseudomonas guangdongensis contains these coding sequences:
- a CDS encoding L-threonylcarbamoyladenylate synthase, with protein MVGQWRLGQVARTVREGGVIAYPTEAVWGLGCDPWNAAAVRQLLALKARPVEKGLILVAADMAQFAFLLDDLPEAWLDQLRGSWPGPNTWLVPHRGRLPAWITGRHDSVALRISDHPLVRALCAHTGPLVSTSANPAGRPAARSRLRVEQYFGGCLDAVLGGELGGRRNPSLIRDLRSGQVLRPA; from the coding sequence ATGGTCGGTCAGTGGCGATTGGGGCAGGTAGCGCGCACGGTGCGCGAGGGCGGGGTGATCGCCTATCCCACCGAGGCGGTGTGGGGGCTGGGGTGCGATCCGTGGAATGCCGCGGCGGTGCGGCAGTTGCTGGCGCTCAAGGCGCGGCCGGTGGAGAAGGGGCTGATCCTGGTGGCCGCGGACATGGCGCAGTTCGCCTTCCTGCTCGACGACCTGCCCGAGGCCTGGCTCGACCAGCTGCGTGGCAGCTGGCCGGGGCCGAACACCTGGCTGGTGCCCCATCGCGGGCGTCTGCCGGCCTGGATCACCGGGCGTCACGACAGCGTCGCCCTGCGGATCAGCGATCATCCTCTGGTGCGGGCGCTGTGCGCGCACACCGGTCCGCTGGTGTCCACCTCGGCCAACCCGGCCGGCCGGCCGGCGGCGCGTTCGCGGCTGCGGGTCGAGCAGTATTTCGGCGGCTGTCTGGACGCCGTGCTCGGCGGCGAGCTGGGCGGGCGGCGCAATCCGAGCCTGATCCGCGACCTGCGCTCGGGTCAGGTACTGCGCCCGGCCTGA